The Arthrobacter burdickii genomic interval CGCGTCACCTCCACGACGCCGGCCCGCATCGGCCGCCTCGCGCACCAGGGCCGACCCCTGGCGGCCGGCGAGCCCGCCAACCTGATCCTCGTCGACCCGGCCGCGCGCTGGACGGTGGATCCGTCCACCATGGCCACCAAGGGGCGCAACAGCCCGTTCCGGGGGCTCGAGCTGCCCGGCAGCGTGCGGGCGACCTTCTACGGCGGACACCCGACGGTCCTCGACGGACGCCTCGCCTCGCCCCGCCGTACGGCGCCGATCGCGGAGGAGGCCCCGGCATGGAATACCTAGGCTGGATCGCGCTGACCCTCGGCATCATCGTCGGAATCGTCGCGCTCATGGCGCTCGGGTGGCGCAACCGGCTGCGCCGCCAGGCCGACGTCCCCGCACCACCCGACGCGCCCGCCGACCCGGGTCCCGTCCTCTACGAGGCCGAGGGCCAGTACGTCGCGACGACCACCGCGGCGGACTGGCTCGACCGTATCGCGGTGCACGGGCTCGGCCTCCGCGGCAACGCCGTCACCGCCGTACACCCCGACGGCGTCGTGATCACCCGCACGGGTGCACGGACCGTCTTCATCCCCCGTGCGGACCTCGTCTCGGTCCAGCTCGCCAGCGGCATGACCGGCAAGTTCGTCGAGAAGGAGGGACTCGTCGTCATCACCTGGCGCCTGGGCCCCGGCCGCGTCGACACCGGCTTCCGCACACGCCACCCCGCATCCAAGGCCCAGCTCGTCGCCGCCGTCGCGGCGCTCGTGCCGGCCGAACCCACCCCCCGAACCCCACCGAAACCCGAAGGCAGGGAACAGCTGTGAGCAACGTCCAATCCAAGGCACCCGCGGTGCTCGTCCTCGAGGACGGCCGGACCTTCCGCGGCCGGGCCTACGGAGCCGAGGGCACCGCCCTCGGAGAAGCCGTCTTCGCCACCGGCATGACCGGCTACCAGGAGACCATCACCGATCCCTCGTACGCCCGCCAGCTCGTCGTCCAGACCGCGCCCCACATCGGCAACACCGGGGTCAACGCCGACGACGCCGAGTCGCGGCGCATCTGGGTCGCCGGGTACATCATCCGCGACGCCGCCCGCCGCCCGTCGAACTGGCGGTCCGAGCAGAGCCTCGACGAGCAGCTGCGCGAGCAGGGCGTCGTCGGCATCGAGGGCGTCGACACCCGCGCCGTCACCCGCCACCTCCGCGAACGCGGCGCCATGCGCGCCGGCATCTTCTCCGGGGCCGACGCGGCCCTGACCGAGGGGCAGCTGCTCGAGCAGGTCCTCGCCCAGCCGTCCATGGCAGGCGCCCGCCTCGCCGAGGAGGTCAGCATCGATGAGGCGTACGTCGTCGAGCCCGCCGACCATGGCTGGACCGACGAGCCCGTCGCCACCATCGCGGCGCTGGACCTCGGCATCAAGGCCATGACGCCCAAGCACTTCGCCCAGCGCGGCGTGCGCACCGTCGTCCTGCCTGCCGGGGCGACCTTCGAGGACGTCGTGG includes:
- the carA gene encoding glutamine-hydrolyzing carbamoyl-phosphate synthase small subunit; this translates as MSNVQSKAPAVLVLEDGRTFRGRAYGAEGTALGEAVFATGMTGYQETITDPSYARQLVVQTAPHIGNTGVNADDAESRRIWVAGYIIRDAARRPSNWRSEQSLDEQLREQGVVGIEGVDTRAVTRHLRERGAMRAGIFSGADAALTEGQLLEQVLAQPSMAGARLAEEVSIDEAYVVEPADHGWTDEPVATIAALDLGIKAMTPKHFAQRGVRTVVLPAGATFEDVVAAQPDGVFMSNGPGDPATADAQVDLLRRVLDKRMPFFGICFGNQILGRALGFGTYKLRYGHRGINQPVLDRRTDKVEITSHNHGFAVDAPLGGPVEAPAGRYGRVEVSHVNLNDDVVEGLACLDIPAFSVQYHPEAAAGPHDSAYLFDRFVDLMQAEKHGAGDARAASLLDASSESDALARAASAELGTHGSKVSGTQSRHSTTSLSSTTQEEN